The stretch of DNA GAATGACGCCCACACGCGCGGGACTCGTCCCGCGCAACGAGGACACGGAATCCGAATGTCGCAGCAAACCACCATCCGCAAGCTGGCCGAACTGGTGAACACGCCGGTCGAGAAGTTGCTGGAGCAGCTGGCCGAGGCCGGCATGACTTTCAGCGGCCCCGACCAGGTCGTGACCAGTATCGAGAAAGTCAAGCTGCTCGGCTTCCTCAAGCGCGCCCATGGCAAGACCGAAAAGGTCGAAGCCAGCGACGACGCCGCGAAGAAGATCACCCTCAATCGCAGCCGCAAGCAGGAAATCACTGTCGGCGGCGGCAAGAACAAGACCACGGTCGACGTCGTCGTGCGAAAGAAGGTCACGCTGGTCAAGCCCAGCGAAGGCCAGTCGCCGGGTGACGAGCGCGCCGAGATCCTGCGCAAGCTGGAGGAATCCAAGCAGCGCAACCTTGCCGAGCAGGAAAAGCTGGCTGCCGACGACAAGCGTCGTGCCGACGCCATCGCGGCCACTCGCCGCGAGGCCGAGGAAGCCGCGCGCCTGAAGGCCGAGGAAGAGGAAAAGGCCAAGCTCGCCGACGCCAGCGTCCTCGTCGCCGACGAGGATGCTCCGGTCGTGCGCAAGCCGCCGAGCACGCACGGTCACGGCCATCCGCCGGCCAAGCCTGCCGCACCGCGTGCCGCCGAGCCCGCTCGCGGCGCTCCGGCGCACAAGACCCGCGGCTCGCACGCGATGGTCGCAGGCGTCGAGGACGACGACCGCACCAACCGCTTCGCCGGCCAGATGCACCTGAGTGCATCGGACCGCGCGCGCCGCACCACCAACGTGCGTGGCAAGTCCAAGCCGCAGCGCCGCCAGAGCGAGCAGAGCCGGTCCGGCAGCGGTTTCACCCGCCCGACCGCTCCGATCGTGCGCGACGTCGCCATCGGCGAGACGATCACGGTTGCCGACCTCGCGCAGAAGATGGCGCTCAAGGGCGGCGACGTGGTCAAGGCGCTGTTCAAGATGGGCGTGATGGCGACGATCAACATGTCGATCGACCATGACACCGCCGCGCTGGTGACCGAGGAACTCGGCCACAACGTGGTCAAGGCCGATGCCGGTTCCGCCGAGGACGCACTGCTCGCCCACGTCGAAGAGACGCAGGGCGACAAGATCGCGCGTCCGCCGGTCGTCACCATCATGGGCCACGTCGACCACGGCAAGACCTCGCTGCTGGATTACATCCGCCGCACCAAGGTCGCCTCCGGCGAAGCCGGCGGCATCACCCAGCACATTGGTGCCTACCACGTTGAAACCGACAAGGGCGTCATCAGCTTCCTCGACACCCCGGGCCACGCCGCTTTCACCTCGATGCGTGCACGCGGCGCCAAGCTGACCGACATCGTCGTGCTCGTGGTTGCCGCCGATGACGGCGTCATGCCGCAGACCAAGGAAGCCGTGCAGCACGCCAAGGCTGCCGGCGTGCCGCTGATCGTGGCGATCAACAAGATCGACAAGTCCGACGCCGATCCGCTGCGGGTCAAGAACGAACTGCTCAGCGAAGACGTCGTCGCCGAAGACTTCGGTGGCGAGACCCAGATGGTCGAGCTTTCCGCCAAGACCGGCCTGGGCGTCGACAACCTGCTCGATGCGATTTCGATCCAGGCCGAAGTGCTCGAACTGCGTGCGGTCGCCACCGGTCGTGCGACCGGCGTGGTGATCGAATCCTCGCTCGACAAGGGCCGTGGTCCGGTTGCGACCGTGCTGGTCCAGCAGGGCGAGCTGAAGAAGGGCGACTACCTCGTCTGCGGCGTGCAGTACGGCCGCGTGCGTGCGCTGTTCGACGAAACCGGTTCGCAGGTTCCGTCGGCAGGTCCGTCGATCCCGGTGCAGGTGCTCGGCCTGTCGGGCGTGCCCGATGCCGGCGACGACTTCGTCGTGGTCGAAGACGAGCGCCTGGCCAAGGACGTCGCCCAGCAGCGTGATGCCAAGCGTCGCGAGTCGCGCCTGGTCGCCGCCGCGGGCAACCGCATGGAAGACATCATGGCGCAGATGGGCAAGGGCGAGGGCCAGCTGAGCCTCAACCTGGTCATCAAGGCCGACGTGCAGGGTTCGGTCGAGGCACTGCGTCAGTCGCTGACGGCGCTGTCCAACGACCAGATCCGCATCAACGTGATCAGCTCCGGCGTGGGCGGCATCACCGAGTCCGACGCCAATGCCGCGGCCACCGCCAAGGCCACCGTGATCGGCTTCAACGTGCGCGCCGATGCGTCGGCACGCAAGGTGATCGACTCCTACGGCGTCGACCTGCGTTACTTCTCGATCATCTATGACGTGATCGACCAGGTGAAGCAGGTGGCTTCGGGCATCCTCGGCGTCGAGATCCGCGAAGAGATCATCGGCACCGCCGAGGTCCGCGACGTGTTCCGCAGCTCGAAGTTCGGCGCGGTTGCCGGCTGCATGGTGGTCGAGGGCGTGGTCAAGCGCCACAAGCCGATCCGCGTGCTGCGCGACAACGCCGTGGTCTTCGAGGGCGAGCTGGAATCGCTGCGCCGCTTCAAGGAGAACGTCGACGAGGTGCGCAACGGCACCGAGTGCGGCATCGGCGTGAAGGCGTACAACGACGTCAAGCCCGGCGACCAGATCGAGTGCTTCGAGCGTATCGAAGTCCAGCGCACGCTCTGATCCAGGAGCCCGCAGACCATGCCGACCAAGTCGTTCCACCGC from Lysobacter arenosi encodes:
- the infB gene encoding translation initiation factor IF-2, producing MSQQTTIRKLAELVNTPVEKLLEQLAEAGMTFSGPDQVVTSIEKVKLLGFLKRAHGKTEKVEASDDAAKKITLNRSRKQEITVGGGKNKTTVDVVVRKKVTLVKPSEGQSPGDERAEILRKLEESKQRNLAEQEKLAADDKRRADAIAATRREAEEAARLKAEEEEKAKLADASVLVADEDAPVVRKPPSTHGHGHPPAKPAAPRAAEPARGAPAHKTRGSHAMVAGVEDDDRTNRFAGQMHLSASDRARRTTNVRGKSKPQRRQSEQSRSGSGFTRPTAPIVRDVAIGETITVADLAQKMALKGGDVVKALFKMGVMATINMSIDHDTAALVTEELGHNVVKADAGSAEDALLAHVEETQGDKIARPPVVTIMGHVDHGKTSLLDYIRRTKVASGEAGGITQHIGAYHVETDKGVISFLDTPGHAAFTSMRARGAKLTDIVVLVVAADDGVMPQTKEAVQHAKAAGVPLIVAINKIDKSDADPLRVKNELLSEDVVAEDFGGETQMVELSAKTGLGVDNLLDAISIQAEVLELRAVATGRATGVVIESSLDKGRGPVATVLVQQGELKKGDYLVCGVQYGRVRALFDETGSQVPSAGPSIPVQVLGLSGVPDAGDDFVVVEDERLAKDVAQQRDAKRRESRLVAAAGNRMEDIMAQMGKGEGQLSLNLVIKADVQGSVEALRQSLTALSNDQIRINVISSGVGGITESDANAAATAKATVIGFNVRADASARKVIDSYGVDLRYFSIIYDVIDQVKQVASGILGVEIREEIIGTAEVRDVFRSSKFGAVAGCMVVEGVVKRHKPIRVLRDNAVVFEGELESLRRFKENVDEVRNGTECGIGVKAYNDVKPGDQIECFERIEVQRTL